Proteins from a genomic interval of Gadus macrocephalus chromosome 2, ASM3116895v1:
- the LOC132474129 gene encoding uncharacterized protein LOC132474129, producing the protein MGDYSTAIRGAGGESVKHQLGPRGSLNDIRLNIQRTILADQTNVVTSGSIVPIAAAVKQRTPGPSRLSKKNLKRPAGIVVAIPCSPLTIDQPQILYKKARKDTAPSVLAPENFNQVIQAVINPQIAQHGAVWSNSKHQVIGAVEVHVPAETVTVQPDGTIQHVHGDPQCAPLPVLTANDLAGLDDLSSWTSSLLDHIDFTPAQWIDSPATSLGATTSAEPVQHHQPADPASGSLHAIQDPSSDPPCIVSLSTHEVAVPLLPADPAIAVDEHHVGVQCVNWRKEFADKLALVTAAVDVNSLTIARQSKLGVLAGKRDDRRYQDLEEQTKQSFIAIRAEIARDRITGESPNTETCNGRAIVALQRKHLDAEAAVRVNTQGIERINVQEGLRAAKTARKFWLMQSA; encoded by the exons ATGGG TGATTACTCCACAGCGATTCGCGGTGCTGGCGGTGAGAGCGTGAAACATCAGCTGGGTCCACGTGgaa GTTTGAATGATATTCGGCTCAACATTCAAAGAACGATTCTAGCCGACCAGACTAATGTGGTGACAAGCGGTAGTATTG TACCTATCGCAGCCGCTGTGAAACAGCGAACCCCCGGACCAAGTCGACTATCCAAGAAGAATTTGAAAAGACCGGCGGGGATAGTGGTGGCTATACCCTGCTCACCGCTGACCATAGATCAGCCACAAATTCTGTATAAAAAGGCTCGCAAGGACACCGCACCTAGTGTTTTAGCTCCGGAGAATTTTAACCAGGTTATCCAGGCAGTCATAAACCCGCAAATCGCGCAACATGGGGCTGTATGGTCTAATTCCAAACACCAAGTGATCGGGGCAGTCGAGGTGCATGTGCCTGCGGAGACCGTCACAGTGCAACCGGATGGGACCATACAACACG TCCATGGAGATCCCCAGTGTGCGCCACTACCAGTGCTGACCGCCAATGATTTGGCTGGTCTTGACGACCTCTCGTCCTGGACTTCATCGCTGCTGGATCATATCGACTTCACTCCAGCTCAGTGGATCGACTCTCCTGCTACATCCTTAGGGGCTACCACCAGTGCAGAGCCTGTGCAACACCACCAGCCTGCAGATCCTGCATCTGGATCCCTACACGCCATTCAAGACCCTAGCAGCGACCCCCCGTGCATCGTGAGTCTCAGCACTCATGAGGTAGCGGTGCCGCTACTACCAGCCGACCCCGCAATTGCTGTTGATGAACACCATGTGGGGGTGCAATGTGTTAACTGGCGTAAAGaatttgctgataaattagcctTGGTAACTGCGGCGGTGGATGTAAACTCCTTAACCATTGCTCGTCAGAGTAAACTGGGTGTGTTGGCTGGTAAACGTGATGACCGTAGATATCAGGATCTCGAAGAGCAGACAAAGCAGTCCTTCATAGCCATCAGGGCCGAGATTGCGCGTGATCGTATAACTGGTGAATCCCCAAACACTGAGACGTGTAATGGTCGTGCTATCGTTGCCCTTCAGCGTAAGCATTTGGATGCCGAGGCAGCTGTGCGTGTCAACACGCAGGGTATAGAGAGAATTAACGTGCAAGAGGGGTTAAGAGCTGCTAAAACCGCTCGAAAATTCTGGTTAATGCAATCTGCTTAA